The DNA segment AACTGGAGCACCACGAGTAGGATGAGAAGGTTGCCTCAACTGCATTTCAAAATTAAGGATTGTGAAACCTATGGTTGACCTCAAAGGCTCAAACGCTTTTCAAGAATTACCGCCacttaaaaaaacaatgcaatgCTAACATAAacgaaaaagagaaagaaaagaagaagaacctgAGCACAAAGCCACTCCACCAACCCATTGAGTACATCATCAATTGTAGTAATAGGTTTCTTAGAAGCAGAGGCTTCTCCATTAGCAATAACACCATTACCAGCTTTTGGCCTAGCACTGTATGTTAAAAGAAAAGCAAGACCCGCCAAGTAAATGATAATGTATGTTAGAGACATGCTTTTTAAGTATGATAAATCAGTATTGAACTCTACAATACCTGATTATCCAGGCAACGATCTTGCAGCTTTTTTCTTGAATGAACCAATTTCCCTTCGACAGCAACCTGAAAGGGGATATATCTTTTAGATTGCATACTTCTGATGATAAACAGCCAAAATcaagcaaaaatataattgaaagcAGTTTCCCCCAACGGAGTGTTGCATATGTTTCAACTTTGTTAGGAAGATTATAGCTGAAATAATAATTAActcataataattaaaaacaaggATCTCAGACAAAACGATCAAGAGACAGAGCAATGAAATCAAATTCTGGAACCACTGCCCCATAAGTGAAGGACTAAGAAATCAGGTAATGTGAAAATGTCCTACTAAACATACACACACAggcatattaatttttttgagaaatagaTGTTTCTTGTAACTAAGGAAATCTGACACGTTAGTATGTCAAGtaagaaaatgagaaaaatgcAACAAGCCCTACATCTTTCCAAATCAGAAACAAATAACAACATAATCTATCCAATAAGCGTTGGAAACAAACTTGCCTTGGAACAGATTAAAGTCATATAAGTATTGCATAGGGACTCACCTCAAGAAAGGCTCATAAGTATCCTCATGTGCCAAAGATTCATCATGGAACAACCGAGCTCGTGTTGGGTTTGCTGGAAAACAGATGATGCATTAACAACACTCGGTATCTAAAAACGACGAAAAGGTGAATGCTAATAAATTCAGGTTGTATTTACCAGAGAGCATCTCATAAATCAAAGCCAAAACATATTCCACAGTTTCCTCCTTGAATATATCACGCAAGATGGTAACAAACAGATGAACATAAGCTGGACCGTCCTGCAATAAACGACACGATCTATATTACTTCATAATGACTAGGTGTCATTATAAAACTTGAACCACTAATAACACAGAGGCAAGTGTCTATAAACTGTTTGaaatgagaaaaagaaagaaagaacgtTTACTTCATCGAGCAACTGTGCCCTTGCACTCTCAGCTTTTTTGTCATAGCGCCTTAAGAGCTGGAGACCAGTAGCTGAAATGAGCTTAGTTGTCATGTAAGTCTCCCATGGAATGTCCCTTTTCAATACCTGCAAGGTAACAAAACCATCACGATGTTTGTCATGTTTGTCaataaaattcattattaaCATTTATAAACTAGTCAAAGCCACAAAGATCTCGCATGatcttttcaaatattaaaaggcagcaaaaaagaaaaaaagaagttaaataACATCATTATCACGAACCTGCTCCGTAGACAGTTCCGCTTGATCCATGGATAATCGAGAAACTTAACACACACCACTTGATACTGAACTGATTCGAATCCCTACGAATGTAAACAGAGTAACCATAAGCAAATGACATGAAAACCACAAAGCGGAAGATCTGATACGACGTCGTGTTATCGATTTTGATGGAAAGCAAAACACGATCTACAAGCATCAATGAAATGTCAACAAGAAACAGATCAAACTAGCAAACGCATTTTCCAAAATCGATTGAATAAAATGATCGACGATCCGATCACTCGAAAACAAGTCAAACAACGAAATCAATCGCAGGCAAGTGGAATCGAGTTTTGACCTGAAGGCTGCAAAACGAGCTGATCGCGAAGAGAGCTTCTCCCAAACTCGGATCTGAAGCGTGGAAGGAGCTAAGACGAGTCGGGGGAGGCAATCATTTTGGATTTCTGTTAAATTACAATATTACCCCTACTCTTTCTCAATTATTACGATCCTTGATTTCATTTTCGTAAAGCTAATCTCATCGCGTTACAACTTCAAGCCCATATATCTTCGTCCATGTTTAGTGGACATGGGCATGTAATGGATGTTTTGATCCTTGGGCTTGGGCCGGTTTTTATCCAATTTACTAATACTATAATGTTTTTATAGAATTATATAACATATCTTTTTGTTATAcagatatatcatatatgatataGTAAATCTTTTTATACTTTAAATGgttatttgttttgttacaTTCTTGATTTTGTTTAAGTGTTTCCATGTCCATACACTTGTTTCTGGATTAGTTTTTTCCAGTTGTTCAAGtaaaacaaataaagaaaaataagctAAGCAAGATTTTCTTTGTCAAGTCAAGGATATCTGGTTTATATGAATATTTGCCTGTATatatttacagaaaaaaatattctgTTTCCATATAATGATTATAATATACATTGTATTATCATTTGATACTTGTAATTAGATATGTTACTCTTTGTGCCATTATCTTCAATTTTAAACATATGGTAATGGTTCTTCAGTAAAAAAAGGTAATTATTTTGGCATGTAGTAAATAAAATTTcagttaatttaaataaatataaattatttcaattttagttattataaaattaatataaatatcttaaaaccttatattttaaatgactGATTGCTTTTtctaatgattaaaatataattaaataattatttgtctaaaatatttcttttaaaactcAAAAACAAGTTAATAAAAAGGCAAAGCAAAAGGTAAGAGTGGTTAAAACACTATCATCACAAACCAAATATGTACTATGTAGAGCCtttcaaaaccatataaatatgtaactcAAGATAATCATTGGCTTATTCACAGACAACCATCTTCAACTGCGAAGCGAATCTTGTTTTTAGTCCTCTCTCTAAATCATCACATTTTCATCATGGACTCAGGAACAAAACCAAATCTTCTTTCGAATTTACCTGATTGCCTTCTGGTTTTAATCATATCTTTCTTACCTTTCAAACAATCTGTACAAACAAGTGTTCTTGCTAAGCGATGGAAGAATCTTTGTCGTGAAACAACAAACCTCGTATTCAAAGAGTCTGAGTTCGGCCTGAACCAATTTGTTGTTGATACAGAGGCCAAACATTCTGAGAGGAGAGCTTTGTTTGTTAGCGTTATGCATCAATGGATCTCGAGATTTACTGGTAACACCATCGAGACATTTGAACTTTGTCTACCAGAACCAGTGGGTTTTGAGGAAGATATCATGTCTCTAATCGAGTTTGCTGCtaccaaacaaaccaaaaatctagttattaatttatcaagCTCTAATTCGAGACAACCTCCTGGTGCTCTGCATATAAAGTTGATATATAATCAAAAGAATGGATTGGATATCACTCGTCTATTTTCCAATCTTATATATGTTAGGAACTTGACGATCTGCCCTTTTCTTCTTGAGGTATATAGTTTTCACCCCTTTTAATGATTTAAGATCCATAGTATCTAtatcatagatttttttttttgtttggtgatGTAAAACTTTATTGCAACCCTAGAAAAACTATTAACAGTGAAATGCTTCATAGTTGAAAGGTTGAAGTGTGAAAGGATATTGAATGAAAGAGTAAGCAAAACATAGCGTGGTTACGTTTAGGTGGAGAAGAGATCATTGACATtcattataacttcaaataGTTTAGGCTTCtatgaaaattttgaattattcTAGGTACAGTAGTAATGGTTCTATAGTGAAGAACTAATAATGTAGAAAATGCTGTAACatgtaaattttgtaaaacCAGATTAGATTAGTAATATTACTTTGGTTCTACTAATCATTTCTTTTTGTTATGAAGATGATGATCCAAGATTGTGACGATCCTATGAAATTGCACGATCCGATGAAAACACGACATTTGGTGATTAAGACACATATGTACCCACATGAGTTCGGAGGAATAACTATATTTCTCAATAGCTGTCCGGAACTCGAATCTCTCACGTTCGAAACGTATACTACTGGGCCTATCGTGGTATGTTCGTTGTTTGTATATATCTAAATCCAATATACGATATTGCAATATAGATATAGCCTATTAGGTCATGTTATTTGTTCAAGCGCTTTTGTTTAATTAGATGTCGCAGAGATATTGGCCGCTAATACATCCAAAAACGTTTTGGCTCAACAACAAAACGTATGAGTGTTTGGAAAGGACACTTAAGGCTGTGAAAGTTATAAACTTTTGTGGCATCCCGAACGAGTTACATGTGCTGCAGTACCTGATCCGAACCGGACGTGTGATGGAACGGCTTGACCTTCATGCGGCAAAGACATTGAACAATGAGCAAAGGAGGTTGGTACTGACTGCAGCCGAGGAGTTTCAGAAGAATGTCGAAAGAGGTTCGAGGCATTTGAGAGTTACTCTACACAATGCTTGAACTTGATCAATGAAGCATTTTCTTAATCTTCTAGTGGAAACTGGAACTTGATCTTTGCtagtaatattttcttaatttaatattaagggTGGATGTTCCccttgtttgtttggtttgagaCTTAATTGTTGTGTTTCGTTTCGTTTGGTTTGATTTTAAGAACATTAATATTTCTTTGTCTTGTTCATTGCCTTGGAAACCTTCTCCTTgtgttttagcaaaaaaaaaaaccttctcCTTGTGTAGCTGCCGTTCCATATTATTCTCTGTCGAGGAAAATGGAGACCATGGAGCTCCACTTTGCTGAGAAGACACACCATCTAAAACCATGTAGCTCCACTCTTTAAATTTTAGGACAGTAGTTTGGCGATTGACTCATTTAGTCCCATTGCCTAAATGGGCTTGGCTTGGCTTCAAAGCCTGCAAAGTGAGGTCGATGGTGTAGTATAAAATTTGGCAGCAAGAGATGAATGGCTCAACAAGGGACAGACTAGTGAATGCTATCTATTTCCCCCATAATAAAAACCGGTAGTTACTTCTTATTATAAAACTAGgggttggcccgccctacggacgggtgaatttacaataaaattattttatgttaaaataataaataaatatttgttgtcGAAGATCATTTTATAAAGTAGTTATTTGTTGaagattatatttatttatttttaacatttttgacctttgtttataatttttatgtatctgtatttttatttgttatcaaATAATGAAAATACGTTTTCattgtattattttgttttcaatattcattttcgtttatatttttaatggaaataagttttttttttgcatttgcaTGAGATTATATATgtagtaatttattatattttctcaaTTGTGTGTTAAAGTTTTATGCATGATTGTGGTATATCTGAATGTATTCTACCCGTGATTATAAGTGTGTTTCTAACAATGTTTTTATTCAAAACTTTCCttaactaaatattattattttttgactaATCGAGAATTATTTGCTTCATGCGGGGTTTCTAACTTTGTGTTATTGAGTTTGCGAGATTAAGGCTTTGAATGGTAACGTCGAAAACTACGGCATaccaaaattaataataaaaaaatatacatattaaatattgACAACAACGAATATTGGGAGTAGTTGGACTTAGAGTACAGTCAGAGACGTTGGCCACCCAACTGCTATGGCACTGTTCTAAAATCCAGTTtactttttctgttttttttttttttttgtaatttaactCCAGTTTACTTGTATCCCAAGTGTAGACATGAAGTCGGAAACTTTTACCCcttattattttcagatatcATGGGGAAACCTACAGAATCAAAGTATGTTAATGGAGGTTCTTGGCTTGATTTTTGAGTAAAAATGATGCGGGTCCTCTAGGAAAAATGAGTAGCAGTAAGTGAGAAGAGAGTAATGTCTAAGTCTTTATCGTTTAGTAAGTGAGAAGAGAGTAATCTCTAGTCTTTATCGTCTAGTCTTTGTCGTTCTAAAAGAATCTAGAGTCTTACATTAAAGAAAAGTAGAGTTAGGCTACGAAGAGACTTGATTTCCTTTATATGTACATTACTGAAGTATGAGTGCTATGATTCTCACTTCTCAGTATGTTACAATAGTGTTTTGTGCTAGGTGATGATTCTCAGTATGTTACAGAATTTTTTGTGTTAGGTGTTTGTCTTTTTGACTAAACATGAcgaaaatataatgtaaatgGATTATTAATTTCGTTTTCATATCAAGTGTGGATTTGGGTGGACTAAGTAACCAAACCAAAGGGGAGAGAAATCTTGAATTAGATGGTGGACTAAGTGTCTTAACCCTTATTTGGAAAACATAAAGTGAGTTCAATTAACTAATGCATGGGAGAAACCGATCAATATGGTCCTGTATAATTCTCAATGCAGGAAACTAAGTCCAGACTTTTTTGGATGGGTTCCTTGGGTCTTGCTCCTCACCTTGTCCCTGAAGTTCATCAAAGCACACATCAGTAAATCCTAAATAACATGAAACAGTATAGTATATGCTTATATTATGGTCAGATTACAAACCATTGGATGAGGAAGTTGGTATTGCTACATACGACGTCAAATCCGGTTAAGGTGTAGAGGGAGCCTTCTGAGACGTTCCCTGAACCTAAGCTGACGGTTCGCACTGACAATCGAACCTCTGCGACGTTAGAGCACCGAAAATTGAACAGATTAATCTTCTGGTTCTTCTCA comes from the Brassica rapa cultivar Chiifu-401-42 chromosome A01, CAAS_Brap_v3.01, whole genome shotgun sequence genome and includes:
- the LOC103841033 gene encoding F-box protein At3g62230, which translates into the protein MDSGTKPNLLSNLPDCLLVLIISFLPFKQSVQTSVLAKRWKNLCRETTNLVFKESEFGLNQFVVDTEAKHSERRALFVSVMHQWISRFTGNTIETFELCLPEPVGFEEDIMSLIEFAATKQTKNLVINLSSSNSRQPPGALHIKLIYNQKNGLDITRLFSNLIYVRNLTICPFLLEMMIQDCDDPMKLHDPMKTRHLVIKTHMYPHEFGGITIFLNSCPELESLTFETYTTGPIVMSQRYWPLIHPKTFWLNNKTYECLERTLKAVKVINFCGIPNELHVLQYLIRTGRVMERLDLHAAKTLNNEQRRLVLTAAEEFQKNVERGSRHLRVTLHNA